A region of the Chitinophagaceae bacterium genome:
ACAAAATGGATTGGGTTCAAACAATGCTCTATAGAATATACACCTGCCCAAAGAACTTGGGGAGAATCAAAGTATCCGTTTAAAAAAATGGTGCGTTTTGCGGTACAAGGCATCACTTCTTTTAGCATACAACCACTTTTTTTAGCTATATATTTAGGTTTTTTCTTTTCTTTTTTATCAGTACTTTATATACCCTATATAATATATACAATGTATACAAACTCTCATGTTCCTGGTTGGGTTTCTATTCTTATGACCGTAGTATTTTTTGGAGGAGTGCAGCTTATAGTATTAGGAATTATGGGCGTTTACATTGGAAAGATATTTATAAGTCAAAAGAAACGCCCTGATTATATCATAAGAGAAAAAAGTGATTTTCTTACTGAAAAAAAATAAAAAATGGAACAATATATTTCTCTCTTTCTCAATGGATATACAAATTATTACCACTATCTTCTATCGGAAATAACCTTTCAATATACGCATAAGCCATGGTGGGAAAATTATTTTTACATGCTTATTACCGTAAGTGTGTTTTTTTTTCTATTAGAAATAATAAGGCCTTGGCGAAAAGAGCAACCTCTCCTGAGAAAAGGATTTTGGTTAGATATTTTCTATATGTTTTTTAATTTTTTTTTATTTTCTTTATTGGTTTATAATGCACTTTCTGACGTAGCCGTTCATTTGTTTTCTCAGTTTTTATCTCTCTTTGGGGTTTCCAATATCATTGCTATTCGCATAGAGCAACTCCCTCGTTGGCTACAGCTTTTTGTTTTCTTTATAATAAGAGATTTTATACATTGGTGGATTCATAGATTGCTCCATTACTCATCTTTTTTATGGAATATTCATAAAGTGCATCATTCTGTGGAAGAAATGGGATTTGCAGCTCATCTACGATATCATTGGATGGAAGGAATTATTTATAGAGGATTAGAATTTATTCCTCTTTCTCTGATTGGTTTTGGAATAGATGATTTCTTTTTTGCTCATTTTATTTCTCTTTCTATTGGGCATTGGAATCATTCTAATATTCATATAGATATATATTTTTTGAAATATATATTTAATAACCCTGCCCTTCATATATGGCATCATGCGGAAAAAGTTCCCGCAGATAAGAAATACGGGGTCAATTTTGGTATTTCTTTAAGTGTTTGGGATTATCTTTTTAGAACTGTATACGATAAAAGAGACGGTAAAAATGAGAAACTAGGGTTTGATACCATAGCCACTTTTCCTCAATCGTTTATCAGGCAAAATTTTAGTATTCCAATCAGAGGCAATGAGACCTTCCACAATAAAAAAAACCCGAAGAGGTGAAATAAATTTCACCCCCCTTCGGGGTTTGTAAATGTATTTTATTCTTTTTTTTTATAAATGAATTACTTCCCCATAAGCCGCTGCGGTTGCTTCCATAATAGATTCAGATATAGTAGGGTGTGGATGAACCGACTTGAGTATTTCATGCCCTGTGGTTTCTAGTTTACGCGCTACTACTATCTCAGCAATCATTTCGGTTACATTGGAACCTATAAAATGAGCCCCCAGAAGCTCTCCATATTTTGCATCGTAGATAACTTTTACGAATCCTTCCGATGCTCCACCTGCTTTTGCTTTTCCGGAAGCGGAGAATGGAAATTTACCTATTTTGAGAGAGTATCCTTTTTCTTTTGCGGCTTTTTCTGTGAAGCCAACAGAAGCTATTTCGGGGGAGGTGTAAGTACAAGCGGGTATATTATTGTAATCTAATGGGGTAGGAGAGTGTCCGCATATCTTTTCTACACATATAATTCCTTCAGCAGATGCTACGTGTGCAAAGGCTTGTCCTTTTACAATATCTCCTATTGCATATATCCCTTCTACATTGGTTTTATAAAAACTATCTACTACTACCTTTCCTTTTTCAACAGATATACCCACTTCTTCTAATCCTATACCTTCTATATTGGTAGTTATTCCTACCGCAGAAAGCACTATATCGCATTCTACTATGGTAGTGCCTGTTTTTGTTTGTATGGTGACTTTATTTTTTGGGGAAGAAGTATCTACTTTTGTTACTTCTGACTCTGTTTTGATATCTATACCTATTTTTTTCAATGACTTTTCCATTTGTTTTGAAATATCTTCGTCTTCTAAGGGAACTATATTGGGTAAAAATTCTACTAAAGTGACTTTTGTTCCCATAGTGCTGTAAAAATAAGCGAACTCTGATCCAATTGCTCCCGAACCAACGACTACCATACTTTCGGGTAGTTTTTCCAAAGTCATTGCTTTTCTATATCCAATAATGCGTTTATTATCTAAAGGCATAGATGGGAGCTCCCGTGAACGTGCTCCCGTAGCAAGGATGATATGCTTTGCAGGATAATCTACTTTTTTGCCTGTTGTATCACTTACTTCTACTATTTTTCCTTTTTTTATGATACCAAATCCCTGTATGATATCTATTTTATTTTTTTCAAATAAAAATTTAATTCCTTTGCTCATACCCGCTGCGATATTTCTACTTCTGTTTATCACTCCTTTGAAATCAGCAGAGGGGTTTTCTACAGAAATACCATAATCCTTTGCATGTTTTATATAATTAAACACCTCAGCGCTTTTGAGGAGGGCTTTTGTAGGGATACATCCCCAATTGAGACATATTCCTCCTAATTCCTCTTTCTCTACCACTCCCACTTTCATTCCTAATTGTGAAGCTCTGATAGCTGCCACATAACCACCAGGGCCACTTCCTATTACTATTAAATCGTATTGTATCATATATAATGAATTATTATTAAAAATCTTAAAAACTATACGTATTCTCTGTCAATAACATTATTCGCTAAATTATATTTTTTTTTCTAAAAGTATGAAATATATCTTTAAAGTATTATTTTATGAAAATATAATGAGTAAGATATGTATAAAAATATAATAATTTTCTAAAAATAAAACTACCCCATGTCAAAAATATATCTGTTACCCACTCCCATTTCTTTATACGAGCCATTACAAATAATTACCGACCAAGAAAAAAAAATTTTGCAAACACTTCGCTGGTTTTTGGTAGAAGATGTACGAACCGCAAGAAGATTCTTACTCAGTATGAAGTTAGAAGGTTTTTCTTTGCAAGAAATCCAATTGGATACATTAGATAAACATACCGATACTACTCAACAAAGAGAGTATATACAAAAAGTTTTGATGGGAAACAGCGTGGGCATTCTATCAGAGGCAGGTTGTCCTGCGGTAATGGATCCGGGAAATCAATTTATTGCTCTGGCACAGAAAAATAATATACACGTGGTACCCGTAGCGGGACCTTCTTCTCTCATGTTGTCTCTTATGGCATCGGGATTGAATGGACAAAACTTTACTTTTCACGGATACTTTCCTATTCCCAAAGAAGAATGTATTCAAAAAATAAAACAAGTGGAAAGAGAAATACAAAAACAGGGAAATACCCACATATTTGTAGAGACTCCTTATAGAAATCAAAAAGTTTTGGAAACCATTCTTACTACCGCACAGAATACTACCTATCTTTGTATTGCATGCGAGATAACATCCGAAGCCGAATATATACAAACAAAATCTATACTGCAATGGAAACAAACCCAAGTAGATATACAGAAAAAAAATTGTGTGTTTTTGTTTGGAAACTTTGTAGAAGGATTCTAAAACTTTGACTCACTTGCAAAATAATAAACATTGATTTTTTAAAATTTACCTTTATTTACAAAAAAATACAAATATCTTTTAACTTAAAATACATATCATGACAATAACAGATATACTCAAAGAGAGCAACTATAATATTGCATTGTTTCCCGATGCTGAAATACAACAGTTGGAAACAGAAATTTCATTCCGTAGTGAAGAAAAAAAAACTCCTTACATAAAGTGTGCAATTCGTGAAAAAGAAATCAAATTAACACCCGAAGAAATTGTAAGACAGCTCTATGTGAAACGATTAATCCTCCATTTCAAATATTCTAAAACCCTTATCCAATTAGAAGTTGGTATAAATTTTGGTATGGAAGTAAAACGAGCCGATATAGTTGTCTATGATACCAATAGACCCGATGCACCTTATATAATTGTAGAACTCAAAAAACCAAAATTAAAAGAAGGTAAAGAACAATTAAAAAGTTATTGCAACGCAACAGGTGCACCTATTGGAATTTGGAGCAATGGCGGAACAGAACAATTATATCACCGACAAGATCCCAATTATTTTAGCGAACTCTCCGACTTACCTTTGGGAAACGAAAACCTCGACGACTTTTTAAAAAAAAGAAATCAATACACCATTCTCGATCTGTTGATACATGATAAACTACAAGAAAAATCTCTCAAACAAATCATTGAAGAACTTGAAGACGAAGTTTTGGCAAATGCAGGAGTAGATGTATTTGAAGAAAGTTTTAAAATGATTTTTACAAAACTCTACGACGAAAAACAAAGCGGTGAAGATATTACAACAATTCAAAAATGGTTAGAATTTAATCCTGACAAAACTATAAATGATATTCCCGAAACTGTTTCTAAAAAATTCCGAAAACTTCAATTCCGTAATATTGGAACTGATAAACAGGTAAAAGATAATTTTGAAGAACTTTTTGCCGAAGCACAAAAAGAATGGAAAGGTATATTTGCGGCAGGCACACAATTAAGCCCACGCATGACACCATCGCATACAGCAATTTGTATTTCATATCTGCAAAACATAAAATTATTTAATTCAAATCTGGAAATAGTGGATGAAGCATTTGAATATCTGGTAAATAAAAGCAATAAAGGCGAAAAAGGGCAATATTTTACACCACGATATGTAATTGATATGTGTGTAAAAATGCTAAATCCCCAAGCAGAAGAATTTATGATTGATACCGCTTCGGGTAGTTGTGGTTTTCCTGTTCATACCATTTTTAAAGTGTGGCAGGAGCTTAACCCCGAAGAAAGTCATTTATTCACAGCCCAAGACAAAACCAAAGAACAAGTTAAATATGTTCGTGATAAAGTGTTTGCAATTGATTTTGACGACAAAGCCGTAAGAGTTGGTAAAACGCTGAATATTATTGCAGGTGACGGAGAAACAAACGTATTGCTTTTAAATTCACTTGATTACGAAAGTTGGAACGAAGCCGCCAAAGACAGTGCATTTGACAAAGATTTTGGAACAGGTTTTAAAAATCTAATCAATTTGAGAACCAACCAAAAAGAAACCAACGGAAGAAAAGATTTTCGTAATTTCAAATTCGATGTTTTAATGGCAAATCCACCCTTTGCAGGAGATATAAAAGACAGCAAAATAATTACAAAATACGAACTCGGCAAAAAACTTGATAGTAAAGGCAAATCCAAGGGATGGACAGATAAAATAAGTCGTGATATTTTATTTGTGGAACGAAACCTCAATATGCTGAAATCCGGAGGACGTATGGCAATAGTGTTGCCGCAAGGACGATTTAACAACAGTAGCGATAAAACGATTCGCCATTTTATTGCCGAACATTGCCGAATACTTGCAGTAGTTGGTTTGCATGGCAATACTTTTAAACCACATACAGGAACAAAAA
Encoded here:
- a CDS encoding SAM-dependent methyltransferase; this encodes MSKIYLLPTPISLYEPLQIITDQEKKILQTLRWFLVEDVRTARRFLLSMKLEGFSLQEIQLDTLDKHTDTTQQREYIQKVLMGNSVGILSEAGCPAVMDPGNQFIALAQKNNIHVVPVAGPSSLMLSLMASGLNGQNFTFHGYFPIPKEECIQKIKQVEREIQKQGNTHIFVETPYRNQKVLETILTTAQNTTYLCIACEITSEAEYIQTKSILQWKQTQVDIQKKNCVFLFGNFVEGF
- a CDS encoding N-6 DNA methylase gives rise to the protein MTITDILKESNYNIALFPDAEIQQLETEISFRSEEKKTPYIKCAIREKEIKLTPEEIVRQLYVKRLILHFKYSKTLIQLEVGINFGMEVKRADIVVYDTNRPDAPYIIVELKKPKLKEGKEQLKSYCNATGAPIGIWSNGGTEQLYHRQDPNYFSELSDLPLGNENLDDFLKKRNQYTILDLLIHDKLQEKSLKQIIEELEDEVLANAGVDVFEESFKMIFTKLYDEKQSGEDITTIQKWLEFNPDKTINDIPETVSKKFRKLQFRNIGTDKQVKDNFEELFAEAQKEWKGIFAAGTQLSPRMTPSHTAICISYLQNIKLFNSNLEIVDEAFEYLVNKSNKGEKGQYFTPRYVIDMCVKMLNPQAEEFMIDTASGSCGFPVHTIFKVWQELNPEESHLFTAQDKTKEQVKYVRDKVFAIDFDDKAVRVGKTLNIIAGDGETNVLLLNSLDYESWNEAAKDSAFDKDFGTGFKNLINLRTNQKETNGRKDFRNFKFDVLMANPPFAGDIKDSKIITKYELGKKLDSKGKSKGWTDKISRDILFVERNLNMLKSGGRMAIVLPQGRFNNSSDKTIRHFIAEHCRILAVVGLHGNTFKPHTGTKTSVLFVQKWDEKLCPYQDDYNIFFATQLISGKDSSGEKMYETETITEHGIETIKQKKDRYGHSIVKHDLFNTDGLTKDGIAEAFIQFAAKEKLSFFQ
- the lpdA gene encoding dihydrolipoyl dehydrogenase, whose product is MIQYDLIVIGSGPGGYVAAIRASQLGMKVGVVEKEELGGICLNWGCIPTKALLKSAEVFNYIKHAKDYGISVENPSADFKGVINRSRNIAAGMSKGIKFLFEKNKIDIIQGFGIIKKGKIVEVSDTTGKKVDYPAKHIILATGARSRELPSMPLDNKRIIGYRKAMTLEKLPESMVVVGSGAIGSEFAYFYSTMGTKVTLVEFLPNIVPLEDEDISKQMEKSLKKIGIDIKTESEVTKVDTSSPKNKVTIQTKTGTTIVECDIVLSAVGITTNIEGIGLEEVGISVEKGKVVVDSFYKTNVEGIYAIGDIVKGQAFAHVASAEGIICVEKICGHSPTPLDYNNIPACTYTSPEIASVGFTEKAAKEKGYSLKIGKFPFSASGKAKAGGASEGFVKVIYDAKYGELLGAHFIGSNVTEMIAEIVVARKLETTGHEILKSVHPHPTISESIMEATAAAYGEVIHL
- a CDS encoding sterol desaturase family protein; the protein is MEQYISLFLNGYTNYYHYLLSEITFQYTHKPWWENYFYMLITVSVFFFLLEIIRPWRKEQPLLRKGFWLDIFYMFFNFFLFSLLVYNALSDVAVHLFSQFLSLFGVSNIIAIRIEQLPRWLQLFVFFIIRDFIHWWIHRLLHYSSFLWNIHKVHHSVEEMGFAAHLRYHWMEGIIYRGLEFIPLSLIGFGIDDFFFAHFISLSIGHWNHSNIHIDIYFLKYIFNNPALHIWHHAEKVPADKKYGVNFGISLSVWDYLFRTVYDKRDGKNEKLGFDTIATFPQSFIRQNFSIPIRGNETFHNKKNPKR